The following coding sequences are from one Vulpes vulpes isolate BD-2025 chromosome 12, VulVul3, whole genome shotgun sequence window:
- the MYORG gene encoding myogenesis-regulating glycosidase produces the protein MPQNPQEKSQAYPRRRPGSHADHRSPKAIAAAAMYTFLPDNFSPAKPKPSKELKPLLGSAVLGLLLVLAAVVAWCYYSASLRKAERLRTELLDLNRGGFSIRNQKGEQVFRLAFRSGALDLDSCSREGALLGCSRTADGRPLHFFIQTVRPKDTVMCYRVRWEEAAPGRAVEHAMFLGDAAAHWYGGAEMRTQHWPIRLDGQQEPQPFVTSDVYSSDAAFGGILERYWLSSRAAAIKVNDSVPFHLGWNSTERSLRLQARYHNTPYKPPAGGSAAPELSYRVCVGSDVTSIHKYMVRRYFNKPSRVPAPEAFRDPIWSTWVLYGRAVDQDKVQRFAQQIRQHRFNSSHLEIDDMYTPAYGDFDFDEAKFPNASDMFRRLRDAGFRVTLWVHPFVNYNSSCFGEGVERELFVREPTGRLPALVRWWNGIGAVLDFTRPEARDWFQGHLRRLRSRYAVASFKFDAGEVSYLPRDFSTYRPLSDPSIWSRRYTEMALPFFSLAEVRVGYQSQNISCFFRLVDRDSVWGYDLGLRSLIPAVLTVSMLGYPFILPDMVGGNAVSERTAGSSDVPERELYVRWLEVAAFMPAMQFSVPPWQYDAEVVAIAHKFAALRASLVAPLLLELAGEVTDTGDPIVRPLWWIAPGDETAHRIDSQFLIGDTLLVAPVLEPGKQERDVYLPAGKWRSYKGELFDKTPVLLTDYPVDLDEVAYFTWAS, from the coding sequence ATGCCCCAGAACCCTCAGGAAAAGAGCCAAGCCTacccccgccgccgccctggGAGCCACGCAGATCATAGGAGCCCCAAGGCCATCGCCGCCGCAGCTATGTACACCTTCTTGCCTGATAACTTCTCGCCTGCCAAGCCCAAGCCCTCCAAAGAGCTGAAACCTCTACTAGGCTCCGCGGTACTAgggttgctgctggtgttggccGCAGTGGTGGCCTGGTGCTACTACAGCGCCTCTCTACGCAAAGCAGAACGCTTGCGCACGGAGCTTCTGGACCTCAACCGAGGCGGCTTCTCCATCCGCAACCAGAAGGGCGAGCAGGTCTTCCGCCTGGCCTTCCGCTCAGGTGCACTGGACCTCGACTCCTGCAGCCGAGAGGGCGCTCTCCTCGGTTGTTCTCGCACAGCCGATGGGCGCCCCCTGCACTTCTTCATCCAGACCGTGAGGCCCAAGGATACGGTCATGTGCTACCGCGTGCGCTGGGAGGAGGCGGCCCCGGGGCGCGCGGTGGAACACGCTATGTTCCTGGGCGATGCAGCGGCGCACTGGTACGGCGGTGCTGAGATGAGGACCCAGCACTGGCCCATCCGCCTGGATGGCCAGCAGGAGCCGCAGCCCTTCGTCACCAGCGATGTCTACTCCTCCGACGCCGCATTCGGAGGCATCCTCGAGCGCTACTGGCTGTCGTCGCGTGCGGCTGCCATCAAGGTCAACGACTCAGTGCCCTTCCACCTGGGCTGGAACAGCACCGAGCGCTCGCTGCGGTTGCAGGCACGCTACCACAACACGCCCTACAAGCCTCCTGCGGGCGGCTCTGCCGCACCAGAGCTCAGCTACCGTGTGTGTGTCGGCTCTGATGTCACTTCCATCCATAAATACATGGTCCGGCGCTATTTCAACAAGCCCTCGAGGGTGCCAGCACCCGAGGCCTTCCGGGACCCCATCTGGTCCACGTGGGTGCTGTATGGGCGTGCCGTGGACCAGGACAAAGTGCAGCGTTTCGCCCAGCAGATCCGCCAGCACCGATTCAACAGCAGCCACTTGGAAATAGACGACATGTACACACCCGCCTATGGAGATTTCGACTTTGACGAGGCCAAGTTCCCCAATGCCAGCGACATGTTCCGCCGTCTGCGTGATGCCGGCTTTCGCGTCACGCTCTGGGTTCACCCGTTTGTCAATTACAACTCGTCGTGCTTTGGTGAAGGAGTGGAGCGCGAGCTGTTTGTGCGCGAACCCACCGGCCGGCTGCCCGCGCTTGTGCGCTGGTGGAATGGCATCGGCGCGGTGCTGGACTTCACGCGCCCGGAGGCTCGGGACTGGTTCCAGGGGCACCTGCGGCGGCTGCGCTCGCGCTATGCCGTGGCCTCCTTCAAGTTTGATGCAGGAGAAGTCAGCTATTTGCCGCGGGACTTCAGCACTTACAGGCCGCTGTCTGACCCCAGCATATGGAGCCGACGCTACACTGAAATGGCGCTGCCCTTCTTCTCTCTGGCGGAGGTCCGCGTGGGCTACCAGTCCCAGAACATCTCGTGCTTCTTCCGCCTAGTGGACCGCGACTCCGTGTGGGGCTACGATCTGGGGCTGCGCTCGCTCATCCCCGCGGTGCTCACCGTCAGCATGCTGGGCTACCCATTCATCCTGCCCGATATGGTGGGTGGCAACGCAGTGTCTGAGCGCACAGCGGGCAGTAGCGACGTGCCCGAGCGTGAGCTCTACGTGCGCTGGCTGGAGGTGGCTGCCTTCATGCCCGCTATGCAGTTCTCAGTCCCGCCCTGGCAATATGATGCCGAAGTGGTGGCCATCGCGCACAAGTTTGCCGCACTGAGGGCCTCGCTGGTAGCGCCGTTATTGCTTGAGCTGGCTGGTGAGGTCACTGACACAGGTGACCCCATCGTGCGCCCCCTTTGGTGGATCGCGCCCGGGGATGAGACGGCACACCGCATTGACTCGCAGTTCCTTATCGGAGACACGCTGCTGGTGGCGCCAGTCCTGGAGCCGGGCAAGCAGGAGCGAGACGTCTACCTGCCTGCAGGCAAGTGGCGCAGCTACAAGGGTGAGCTTTTTGACAAAACCCCAGTGCTGCTCACCGATTACCCCGTCGACCTGGACGAGGTCGCCTACTTTACCTGGGCATCCTGA